The nucleotide window AGGGTGCACCTGGGCCCAGAGAAGAGGAGGATATCCTGGAAGTGGTTCGAGCGGACTTCCTGGCGCGGTCCAGAAAGTTCAATCAAGGTACCACGTTCGCTACgcttccttttttttgttttttgctaaAATAAACTGAATTTAGAGCTGGCCTCGTGTTTGTGGTGAACAGAGGTGTTAAATGTCTCTCATGACCTCCTGTGACCTATAATCCCACCTCCTTCCAAACGAGCTACGATAAAACTCCAAAAAAGAAAATAGTATTGAAATGGATATGTTAAGACCCACCTGTTATTACTGTTGCATAACCCCAGGATGTCTAACGGAGGTGTTTGTACAGgtgggaagggagaggaggagcagtacGACTCGGCAGACACAGACGAGCTGCTGGCCTCCAACAAgcctccgccctcctccctccaagAGAACGCCAGGAAACGCAGCCTCCCGTCGGCCTCCGGGAGAGACCAGAAGAGGAGATCTCTTCCTCTGTTCCAGTCGCCCTCCTCcgatgaagaggatgaagaggacaaGGATAACACGGACGCCCTCAAGCCATCAGACCCTAAAGCAGACATGAGCCAACAATCACAGACGACAATCTCCCGATTGAAACCTTCACCTGTGGAAGATAGAAATGGAGAGGTAGAGGCAGAgaatgatgaagaggatgaggtAGAGGCAGACAATAACAAAGAGTCAGAGAATGATGAACAGGCTGAGGTAGAGTCAGAtcatgatgatgaagaagaaggtGATGTAGAGTCAGATCATGATGAAGAGGCTGATGTAGTGGCAGAGAATGACCAAGAGGCAGAGAATGATAAAGATGGTGATGTAGAGGCAGAGaaagatgatgaagaagaaggtAATGTAGAGTCAAATGATGACGAGGGCAGTGAAGAAGAGTCAGAtcatgaggaagagggagacatAGAGTCGGACGGCGATGACGATTCGGACTACGACGCCATATTCTCACACTGCACCAGACTGGAGATCTCCCTGGCTGACCTGCAGCGCATCGCTAAGGAGGCTGAAACTACAACTCCCAGCATGCCCCagcccccaggaggaggaggaggagcagcggcggcagcaggAGGCCCGGCAGCAGGAGCGCCGTCTCCTCGTCCTAAGAAGGGAACCACTCCTGAGGAGATCCTAGCCAGCCTCCTGGAGGATGACAGCGGTGACGACGACAGGaacaacaagaagaagaagaagaagaagaggggcaGCATGGCGGCCATGCTGCCCGCCTTCCAGGGAACCAGCGgcctgctgggggaggaggaggagggaggaggaaccaCCAGGAGCAGCCAGGAGCCAGCAGAACCCTGCAGGGTCTCTCAGAGGGCCGGGACAGAACCACAGGAGAAGGtggttcctcctcctgcctccactCAGAAGGTCACAGGTGGTAAGGTTTCTGTAACCAATGAGGAGGAAGACTCCTCCTcaagtgaagaggaggaggaggtggagaaggaggcggtTCCTCCTGCCTCCACTCAGAAGATGAAAGGTGGTAAAGTTTCTGTGACCAATGAGGAGGCAGACGACGACTCCtctagtgaggaggaggaggtgccccCTGCATCAATTCAGAAAAACAAGAGTAGTAACATTACTGTGaccaatgaggaggaggaggaggaggaggacgactcctccagcgaggaggaggaggttcccCCTGCATCAATACAGAAAAACAAGAGTAGTAACATTTCTGTGACCAAtgaggaggacgatgacgactcctctagtgaggaggaggaggaggttcctcctccctccacccagaAGATCAAAGGTGGTAATGTTTCTGTGATggaggaggacgatgacgacTCCTCCtctagtgaggaggaggaggaggttcccCCTGCCTCCACCCAGAAGATTAAAGGTGGTAACGTGTCTGTGACAAAtgaggaggacgatgacgacgattCCTctagtgaggaggaagaggaggtcccTCCGGCCTCCACTCAGAAGATCAAAGGTGGTAACGTGTCTGTGACCAAAGCCGACGAAGACGACTCTTCctccagtgaggaggaggaggaggttggggtgacggcggcggcgacggcatCACACCTCAGTCAGGAGAAttcatccagcagcagcagcgaggaagaggaggaggaagatgaggaagggGTGCAGCAGGTGGCAGCAGCAGGGCCAGACAGAGTCCTGGACCCTAAGCGGCAGCTCCTGGACAACAAGAAGAGGCTGCAGGCTGTGGTCCGGAGGCACCAGGCCACCCAGAACCTGAGAAGCCTGATCCAGGGAGCCCTAGCCAGCCTGGTAGGTCCCGGCGTCATAAGCATTATCAGAAGAATAAACATAATCACCAGGACTAGCACATTAATGCATAGTACTATGATTGTGACTGTATGGATAGGCGGGTACGTTACGGGTCCCAGACCTCTAAGATGTATTTGATATGGAATGTTCCAGGACGCGTCTGCTGCCGCCCCAGGCCAACACATCGTCTTCGGCTccgatgaagaggaggaggagcctgatgAGGCAGCAGCACCAGCCAACTGCAAGGCTCCTCTGAAAGAGAAGGTGAGCTACAGGCTATAAAAAGGCTACTATTAGGCTACAGGCTATGCTATAGGCTACGGCCAGGCTATTGGTTACGGCCAGGCTAAGACCAGGCTATAGGCTACGGCCAGGCTATAGGCCAAAGCTATGCTATAGGCTACGGCCAGGCTATAGGCTACTATTAGGCTATAGGCCAAGCCTATACTATAGGCTAAGGCCAGGCTATAGGCTATGGACAGGCTATTGGCTACGGACATGATACATGCTATGTTCAAGCTTGGTGGGAaacaatattgtgtgtgtgtgtgtgtgtgtgtgtgtgtgtgtgtgtgtgtgtgtgtgtgtgtgtgtgtgtgtgtgtgtgtgtgtgtgtgtgtgtgtgtgtgtgtgtctttgtgtgtgtgtgtgtgtgtgtgtttgtgtgtgtgtgtaggacctgAAGAAGGCGTCTGGCTCCAAGCTgtttgaggatgaggaggatgaaggagagggagatgatGACAGGTTTCTGATCAAACCTCAGTTTGAAGGCCGAGCCGGACGCAAGGTTAGTCCCGTCATCAACACCAGGCAGACACGCCctcaaacaagcacacatgaCCACAAACTCCAAGACACGCCTACAAACTCCCACAAACATAGACACGCCctcaaacaagcacacatgaCCACAAACACCCAGTCACGCCCACAAACACTAAGATACGTCACAAACACCAGCAACAAGCACACTTTCCAagcccacaaacacaacaaccacgCCCATatgccccaccaccacacccacttAACACCCAGACCACATCCTTGTTGAAGATCAGGCCTTATTaaagtttttgtgtgtttctctgtgtgtgcgtgtagctgATGGCGATCCAGTCGGGGTTCGGGATAGACGATCGGTTCCGGATGGATTCTCGCTTCGCAGAGAGCgatgaagagggggaggaagagaagggggaggcAACAGGCGAGGGTAATTTCTGTGTGTTGTTACCGCGGCGGCCATTTTGTTATTACTTTAAAGGTCCAGTACGTAGAATTTAGTCGCATTTAGCGGTGAGGGCGCGGGTTGACACCATCGGATTCCCcaacctccctcctcccttttcATGGACTACGGTGGTCTGCACTGCCCGCTACAGTAGGTACTTCCATAATGGGGTCATCGTCTACGAGAGCGTCAagtagggctgcaggatatatcggctatgtacgatatatcgatataatttccacggggatacaagatttgacaatatcgtttatatcgatatgcgttaaaatggtcagtttccccctcaagcgtctacagcgcttgccttggagactgtgagcgcgacccctccccctcccactctgtctttccgaacgtgccgtgtgcaaagacgcctcattcccgcccccgccgccccctcacaacacaacaagcatggattaTACCCTTAAAGAAAACGAGACAGCGGCGgtagacgaaattgtttcaaagaggagaaacaacggctccataatgtggaaatagttcgggtttaaaaaaaaaacagatgagcagcagctgcaggtcatctgtagagagtgtagcaaaaccgttgcgactaaaagtggaagcacgacaaatctgttccaccatttacagcagcggtacAAAGTGCAGTATAATGAATGCGTAATactccgtggctgtgctgctgcatcaccggccgcgacagtttcttctgccccgaaaccagggccggcgctcagcaaatgtgttgggggcgccctctggtgacgctcttaattaattaattaaaatatacgaaacaagcgaaatgaaaccaaacatgttcccaaatggaacggagaaggaagggggcgggggattaaagttacggcgcactgaaaccctcaccgtagtacacaggacaatgcgacgaagccaatgctcttacTGGTAGCTAATGTGGttaacctacagctttataatgttttgcataggtgattattttgtgaagaaggtgaaaaacgtcccttttttttttaacatgttcattcaattctgttgaaaata belongs to Gadus morhua chromosome 13, gadMor3.0, whole genome shotgun sequence and includes:
- the nol8 gene encoding nucleolar protein 8, producing the protein MSKRLYIGGLSHTITQKDLRDRFGKFGSVEDVELRTRNDDEGVPYKTFGYINITISDGDFKKCMTVLNKAKWKGGTLQIEPAKESPLQRLDQERQARTLAQDSPAKPQKDNKEKVLDSLRTAGVENFHMKAAVPGTEVPGHKEWVVSKFGRVLPVLNLRCGKGSRSRSMKYDPSKHSHNIKRLEAEPDTTSVAQLTWEVPGGDDDISKKRRGEFPPTQPWRPKRTRTEPDPASADAEQTNGLAGGHTAEEEIHSISQGAPGPREEEDILEVVRADFLARSRKFNQGGKGEEEQYDSADTDELLASNKPPPSSLQENARKRSLPSASGRDQKRRSLPLFQSPSSDEEDEEDKDNTDALKPSDPKADMSQQSQTTISRLKPSPVEDRNGEVEAENDEEDEVEADNNKESENDEQAEVESDHDDEEEGDVESDHDEEADVVAENDQEAENDKDGDVEAEKDDEEEGNVESNDDEGSEEESDHEEEGDIESDGDDDSDYDAIFSHCTRLEISLADLQRIAKEAETTTPSMPQPPGGGGGAAAAAGGPAAGAPSPRPKKGTTPEEILASLLEDDSGDDDRNNKKKKKKKRGSMAAMLPAFQGTSGLLGEEEEGGGTTRSSQEPAEPCRVSQRAGTEPQEKVVPPPASTQKVTGGKVSVTNEEEDSSSSEEEEEVEKEAVPPASTQKMKGGKVSVTNEEADDDSSSEEEEVPPASIQKNKSSNITVTNEEEEEEEDDSSSEEEEVPPASIQKNKSSNISVTNEEDDDDSSSEEEEEVPPPSTQKIKGGNVSVMEEDDDDSSSSEEEEEVPPASTQKIKGGNVSVTNEEDDDDDSSSEEEEEVPPASTQKIKGGNVSVTKADEDDSSSSEEEEEVGVTAAATASHLSQENSSSSSSEEEEEEDEEGVQQVAAAGPDRVLDPKRQLLDNKKRLQAVVRRHQATQNLRSLIQGALASLDASAAAPGQHIVFGSDEEEEEPDEAAAPANCKAPLKEKDLKKASGSKLFEDEEDEGEGDDDRFLIKPQFEGRAGRKLMAIQSGFGIDDRFRMDSRFAESDEEGEEEKGEATGEVVKSGVEEEEECLDEERKTNLSILQSVLNDNPQLNTKPKAVAKTHTFRDAQALHYDPSRQEHEVFEDKMEDAAKEGKASRKKKKQKAAELPEVSKEMYYDVSAELKGVFGGGAPGGVAAPQEAPCWDRQEEAPEEGETQGETQGETQGETEEQSVFKFSFFQEETPAIKETEYRVEAIKEPRVSWQLESGFHDSSDDDEDEDEAAAAGVDDEEKVRQSSCDPAEESVMSCNRELFFYYPEDSRLTDGPLSFCRSTLLKENDWEEKRNALIQDCRNTHKKARRKCTKKR